The region GCATGGCTGTATCATGCATGTGCAAGTATGGGTCACGCCTGTACAATAGTACAAAGCTGCTTGTACATAGCTTTCTCCTCTGTACATGTACAGGGGTGAAACAGCTttgtgctgctgcacaggcacgGACCgtacttgcacatgcgcagtatgaccATGCTCCTACATGCTGCAGAGTGCAGCACTGAAGAAAAGGAGGGTTCTGGCCATCAGCAGATGGGTCTAGGTGGATCGGGGAAGCCTCTCTTGAGGCAAGTATCAagttgttgtttattttttagtagttcagatttgctttagaaAACTGAatctctttttgttttgtttttttcaactaTCAATTGAACTGCTAGCGTTGTAATGCTTGATACATTATAAACATAAATCCCCAACATTGTTGACTGGTGTCAAAACAAAGTGTGCAAAGGCTGTTAACATATATTATCAAGAGAGAAAGAATCACAGTGTATATTGAACAAGGAATGCATATGCTGATTCAATAGCAGcttaaaaaaaaggaattttagCAGCTTTAAAACtttgctagaaaaaaaaaaacgtagagATATCAGGTAATTGCTATATTAcaacaatggaaaaagtactgtattttttggactataagactcactttttctccccaaaaagtgggcaaaagtcactgcatcttatagtccaaatgcagggagttcctgacttgtgaacacctgccaatgcaAACCTCCAATCCGCCGCAatttcagggactccctgtactgtgcccatgcagaggaggacaaacggaagacacaaaggggcataaaggCGGACACAAAAGGGAatagaggtggacacatgggggacagagggatacacaagaggtacaagggggcatgatccacaagatgccccttcaccatggatgcaccaggtttagtatatatattttttttccacccGGCTTTTGTCccctaaacctgggtgcatcttatggtcaggagcgtcttatagtccaaaaaaatatggtatatccAGATTTTCATCTCAACAAGCGTTTCGGATCATTTTGAAAATCTAGCCTCAGTACAGGTGACCTAAAAATAGTCCTTCATGCCAGATCACTAAGCAACCAGTGTGAATTGCTGTTATTGTTCATCCCCTCCCACTGCTCActgtcccctctccatagaacacaGGCACATTGTCTGTGGCCAACAGGGTTGTGAAGTcagagttggggcaattttgggtacttggagttggtggtttcataaattgagtagtcaggggatgtttttgtaccaaatccacagccctggcaagtattagactaaggagtcggagctgttttgggtacctggagttggaggtttcataaactgaggagtcgggtgatttttgtaccaaatccacagccctggtgggaaACCAGCATCTCTGTAGAGTGTTCGTTCTTAAAATTATCACATAGAACTATCATTCCAAGAGACAGTAACTGAGCATCTAcacaggccttaaagtgaacctgtaactTCCAAAGAAAAATGGTTGACACCTCAGTAAAAGGGAACCCTCTGATTAGTTAAAGGTTTCCTGATCCATCTCAGAGACCACCATTCCCAGGCCGGGTCCCTTGCAAACATACCAACAAGAgcatgttggatatgtttcagtgGCGAACTCTGTGTATGAGCATGACCAAGCAGCGTATGTGTGAGCAcagctgcacctgtgcagaacaaATTACTTCATGCGGCTTCACAGGAGCAACAAAACGCATGCATGCAGTGGTGGGGTTTAGCATGTAGTCTACATAATAAGATTCAACAGAGCTCTATAATCAGCCGAGTTCTAGCATGTAGCCCcaccaccttgcagaaaaaggcctctgccttttctatatctgatatTAAAAAAAGACCAGGGCCATTTTCCGTAAGAGGACAGAGCTATGCACTGGAAAACAGCTGATGCAGGCTTCCAGTGCATCTTGTTAAACAGACAGTTGGGACattctaacttttaagcattagtgTACAACTGTGCTTTTTTTGTTCAAtcgagaaaaaaacacatatgtgttacagagtagctgttaaatagaaatcaaaactagtcaTTGGTAGGAGTACATGCAGAGGGTAGAAACAAAGAATATCCATAAGGCCCTAAGCAATCTAACTGTGGATAGATCAAAGTGAAATGTGCAGGTATACTTTGCAGGAAAATGAGGGGTTTCTTCCTCTACTAGACATTCATCATGTACGATCCGAGCCAGGTGATAAACATAACTTTTGCGTGCAATGTGCGCAAAAATTCTCAGTGAATTCAAAACAGCTCtgcagggagtgcatatgtaAAGAACAGCACTACTGTATACCTTAATTTGTAGTCAAACCCCCaaatttaataacatatcaaattaatcGTCttcatgagaaaaaaaataaatatataaatatatatatatatatatatatatatatatatatatatatatatatatatatatatatatatatatatatatatatatatatatatatttatatttttttttttttttttttttttttttttttgacaactttgactccaggtacccaaaattgcactTTGCTACTCCACAGCACTGCAAAAAATGGATCGACTTTGTATAGTACCGAtttcaaaatcgatccctttctcaaTCGGAAGCAGATCAAACACGTTGGAAATTTACCATCAATCAGAATGAAAAATGATATGTTGTGTGcccaaccttaaagggaacctaaacttagaaggatatggatttttccttttaaaataataccagttgcctggctctcctgctgatactgtatttctaatacttttagccacaacccctcaacaagcatgcagatcaggtgctctgactgaagtcagactggattagctgcatgcttgtttcagggttgtgattcagccactgctgcggccaaagagataagcaggaccgccaggcaaatggtattgtttaaaaggaaacatccatattcttctcagtttgggttcccttgaagcctaatacacacatgcaattttgattggacaattttaccacctccatgtagtatgagaacctatctacacaatctgtccatagtattcaaaatctgttggccctcatactacatggaagtggtaaaattggatgtgtgtatgaacctttagcgGAGAGACTGCATAATACACAACTTTACCACCAGTGTAGAGTTCCATtacagaaaagaaaaacaaaatgaaccaAACAACAAAAGCacgtaaagaaaaaaaacaaaaacaagaaacaCAAAACAGTTTTCAAAACATGTGGAATGCCTATCTTTATCAATCAGAAGGTTCCAGGTTCTCACAGACAGAAATGTATTAATACCCCATTATAGTCAAATAATTTTTCACAGTTTCATAAAGTGTTATAGCTGAAAAAATACTCTATGCTTTTAGTGACATAGCATTTATAGGCTCTTTGGCATATAAGTTTCACAAATGGCTTTTAAAACATCCTCTATAATAGTCTTGTTGGCCCCAAGTCGATGCTTTCTTACATGTAAACTGTTAGAGTCTGCAGTATCATTTTCCGACACAGTGGACAGTTGCGCTGAAGTATAGGCTGTTGCATGAGGATCTGGGTACATTGAGCACATAAACACAGGTGACGGCATGGTAATAAAAGAATAGTCTTATTCTCATCCTGGCAGATTACACACTTCCGGTTCTCCTCTTGTTGCTTTAATAGCTTCCAGGGATCATGAGCAGTTGTTTCAGTCCTGGAAGATGAGGTACTGGCCCGGGGCTCAGGTGGAGGAACCACCTCTGCTGCCTGGTTTCTATGTGTATCTGCATTGAGACGCACTTCCTGTGGTGCTTGAAATCTGCTAGGCCGGATGAGAGGACGCACAACAGGATCAGCAGTTGATTCAGTCCTAGAAGTTGAAGTACTGGCCCGGGGCTCAAGTGGCGGAACCACCTGTGCTGCTTGGTTTCTATGTGTATCTGCATTGTGACGCACTTCCTGTGCTGCCTGGTTTCTATGTGTATCTGCATTGAGACGTGCTTCCAGTGGTACCTGAAACCTGCTAGGCCGGATGAGAGGATGCACAACGGGATTGATCAGTCTCACTGGTCTTTGTGTCTGTGCAGGTACTGCAGGTTGCGGTACTCTCCTCTGTTGTGGTGCATTTTGTTCTCTGGTTCTAAAATGGTTCACACTTCTGGTCCAGGCTGCTCTACAAATTCTTAGAAGATGAAGACCTCTGTTGGCCACCCTCCTCCAGATATCAGAATTCATTGTAACATAGAGAAGCAGGCGTACAACCCGGTAAAGCCTTCTTAGTGCATCCTGAAAAGAACGCATTGCAGGTGAAGGTCTGTACACCATCCGAGAGAGCCAAATTAGAAGCATAAGGAGGAGAAATTCATACACATATTTGAACACGATGGTACCAACTCCTGTGCTGCAAAACACCAGAACATCCACAGCCATCTGGAAGGGGGCCCATACAAGAACAACCATGGCCACCGCAGTGCTGGACAGCTGCGAGAACAACGAGAAAACCAATTCTTTACTCGCAAAAACCACATTTACGATGGAAATCCAGAGCGACAAGACTGCAGAGAAGACGTTCTGTATGGCAATGAGACTCAAGTTTACCACAGTGTTCACGAGGTAAGCAGTTAAACTACTTGCTATGGTCAGCACTTCCCAGACTTGGCAATGAAGATTTTGTCCAAGGAAGACAATATTGATGAAACCACGCTGCATGGCCTCTCTGCTTCGGATCACCATGTGGCACAACAGGTTCCAAACTAGCTGCAAACCATCAAGGCCAGCCAAAGCTCCCTTGAAAAGATCTCCTGTTGCCTGCAGAGCTCCTAGCAGGAGGCTGTAGCTGgactcccccagcattgccaagcCCAGCAGCACACCCTCCCAGCAGTGAAGCAGTCCATGCCCAATGGCTCCAGGCAGGCTGAGGATGGAATGGATGGTCCATAACAGCAATGATATTAGTGAGGACACCAGCCAGTAGTTGAGCTCCAGCAGCAGAAACAGAAGGTCCACAGTCCAGCCCAGCCCGCTGATGATCAGCAGTATGCCCTGCATGGCGGAAGCTCGGCACAGCGCTTGGTCGGtatggagaggtcagtatggtcaTCGTGGCCGGAACGTCTCACCGAGAGCAGAGCACTCAGGGGAGGCCTGCCACAGCCGCTATCACACGCAGCCGACCTGCATCCTTGAGTTCTTTCCGCATGGAGCGTTAGAGCGGATGTGACGTTGTCGTAAACAATCACGCGACACTTCCCCTCCACTCCTCAAAAGAAACATGATCTAGGGGGTGTGGCTGCACAGTTGAAAAAGGCGCTCCGGCCCAAAAAAGGATGGGCCTTTCCAGGATTGGCTGGAAGGACCCGGAAGTGATGGTTGTCATGGGAACTAGGGATGCATGTCTCTAGGCTTGTCTGTTGTTCCTGTTTTTAAAAACTGCGTGATGAAGATGTGCCAACCTCTGCTGCGAGGACTATGGCGATTCTAGGGGCTCTCTTGTCAGTGACTATGCGCTGAGGATGGGTGCCCGGGACTCTCCTGAACTGAAGAGCTCGAGGCAGTGTCAGCAAATCTAGATAGCTAGCATTTTATGAATATCTGCTGTTAGCTGGCAAAAGATTGCTGCTCaggcattattatttttattatttagtatatttgtagcgccaacatcttccgcagtgctgtacagagtacatagttttgACCACTATAACGaaaaaagtagacagttaaaatctgaaagaTTTTCGGCCAGTCTATctattcatgggggattctcaggctcCGTTTAATCAGTcggtatgcattttttttcccttctccatagcagtgcattgtgaaaatgatttgagttaaaacacgttaagtgtgaaaggtgctattggaaaacatgggcattactttgaaaatcagttgtcctttcagttatacctgagagctactgattgtaaacggggccttagggtccgtttccactactaaagagatgcgatgcggctacctagccgcatcgcatcacttccgctgtcaccctctcccgatgcggaagtgaatgGAAGAGATAGGACGCGGCTGTGGACGGATGCAGCcgtgcgaaaatctgcagcatgttgcAGATTTTCGGATCACACCACACCACatacacgcagtggaaactcttccattggcgtgcatgtgtttcagcacacctgcggtgcgatgcgactatgtagccgcatcgcactgctcctagtggaaacgggcccttagagttttgtttgttttcaacagcatttactgaacagcagttgcaaagtctgacaaaatagtgtgcaagtgattagagaGGCTGGCtgttatcttactattttggcagttaaactgctgttcagaaaatactgttgaaaaccctgagaatcccctatgaggagatggactggccccaaacctgtcgattctgtcacattttaactatctacttttttcgtgatagtggtcctttaaaggaaacatgagatggtgccactagaaaaaaaacatacatattgCTCCCACGCCGTCTTCTTCTGACTCCCCGTTTGCccgcaattggccccggaaagtcgccaactgtgcatgcgtggctttGCCTCGTGACCCCCACCGTGttccgcacctgcgcagtagtactggacTGCACCTGTGCCGACTGGAGTTTTTTCCGGGACCGAACGGAGAGTCAGAAGAGGACATTGTGGAAGCGATCAGGCCAGACGGGAcatgaggaagtcccaggtatgtatgattttagttgtggccccatctcaggtacactttacccATCCCTCAGAGAGGTCACAAActaatcccaaccatagtcatatgtctatgtacagtacagACTAAAAGTTTGGacgcaccttctcattcaaagagttttctttattttcatgactatgaacattgtagattcacactgaaggcattcaacctatgaattaacacatgtggaagtataatacataaccaaaaagtgtgaaacaactgaaaatatataatattctaggttcttcaaagtagccacctttggctttgattactgctttgcacactcttggcattctcttgatgagcttcaagaggtagtcacttgaaatggtcttccaacagtcttgaaggagttcccagagatgcttagcactcgttggcccttttgccttccctctgcggtccagctcaccccaaaccatcttgattgggttcaggtctggtgactgtggaggctcaGCTACTCATGTAATAGAAGCTTCACATTTGTCTGtttttgtctgtgttttttgcaTAGTAAAATAGAGCATaggttaaagcggaataaaaccctgacataatattcaataaaaacaaaagtttgctttcctaaaacagaaagaatttgtgataattcaggttggagtgagctcgagatgtctcccagagcaccacttctgaatacatgcaaattaaccattgtacccttagaagctaaacacacctccagaaccgctggaatgcaatgatgtgtcagcttggtaATTTGTACAGaggcataataatccaacatgcatacagactgtttcggattgttgatcctcatcagtgcatggcatggattaatttggctctatggagtagggcttgtaaatccgagaggtacagactaaccagcaagctcatggtgacccagaactcattggagtgtgtaagggactacaatggtcctaaaagcccctttactgagatgttaagaaaaataaaagtttgctttcctaaaacagaaagtatttgcgataattcaggttggagtgagctcgagatgtctcaatAAAACCATGTTTCCcttctttttatatgccatacggttatcatatttgcttttgtgcataagtattagtattcatttagaaatgatacgttcccaaagtacactttttctgctctgaaagctgactttgcattttatttataactgttttattcatgttctaacataagcagaaatactttctgattgtctgacttgagaagtgtttatttacattcctcacttgatacaattaaacacaagataacatctctagttcggatgcatccagctttccctgcaggggagcttctaatgctgggtacacactatgagattttctggccgatttactgtcaaatcaattatttccaacatgtccgatttgctttccgatcgatttccaagcaTTACAGTgcacagaaatcgatcggaaaatgcttggaaatcgatcggaaagcaaattggacatgttggaaataattgatttgacagtaaatcggccagaaaatctcatagtgtgtacccagcattagtcctgtgtgtaaccctttgattgctgttctattaaaaaaaaatgctggttgtatataatatgctgtaaataatctattagaagaAATGCgttttattccgctttaatcaATGGGTTAGTccacattttaaagaggaactttaaccaaggattgaacttcatcccaatcagtagctgataccccctttcccatgagaaatgtttaccttttcttaaaaagatcatcagggggtctgtatggctgataatgtggtgaaccCCCTttgacagtgtgatgtcatgaccatggtcctgactgttttttgtctgtgaacctcattgcattgtgggaaatatgactgtttccaactgccaagccagtggtatctccctctgtgcatagaactctcagtaatgaacattacgtacagatcatctggcagaactaaagatgtcaccaccag is a window of Hyperolius riggenbachi isolate aHypRig1 chromosome 6, aHypRig1.pri, whole genome shotgun sequence DNA encoding:
- the RNF26 gene encoding E3 ubiquitin-protein ligase RNF26, which codes for MQGILLIISGLGWTVDLLFLLLELNYWLVSSLISLLLWTIHSILSLPGAIGHGLLHCWEGVLLGLAMLGESSYSLLLGALQATGDLFKGALAGLDGLQLVWNLLCHMVIRSREAMQRGFINIVFLGQNLHCQVWEVLTIASSLTAYLVNTVVNLSLIAIQNVFSAVLSLWISIVNVVFASKELVFSLFSQLSSTAVAMVVLVWAPFQMAVDVLVFCSTGVGTIVFKYVYEFLLLMLLIWLSRMVYRPSPAMRSFQDALRRLYRVVRLLLYVTMNSDIWRRVANRGLHLLRICRAAWTRSVNHFRTREQNAPQQRRVPQPAVPAQTQRPVRLINPVVHPLIRPSRFQVPLEARLNADTHRNQAAQEVRHNADTHRNQAAQVVPPLEPRASTSTSRTESTADPVVRPLIRPSRFQAPQEVRLNADTHRNQAAEVVPPPEPRASTSSSRTETTAHDPWKLLKQQEENRKCVICQDENKTILLLPCRHLCLCAQCTQILMQQPILQRNCPLCRKMILQTLTVYM